A genomic segment from Aegilops tauschii subsp. strangulata cultivar AL8/78 chromosome 1, Aet v6.0, whole genome shotgun sequence encodes:
- the LOC109765590 gene encoding uncharacterized protein encodes MPPRRRGASGYRGVRVRPSGNYSAEIRTGGGVRLGLGTFDTGQDGARAYATAAWRLRRSCWDMNFADVATRERAQELAPFPRLITDEDRRKNRRRERRLSLAEMDEEAMALWSQRFPQDIINEEHDEQFLNAKSQTSEEDITEAESESENDE; translated from the exons ATGCCGCCTCGCCGCCGGGGAGCTTCGggctaccgcggcgtccgcgtgCGTCCGTCCGGCAACTACTCCGCCGAGATTCGGACGGGCGGCGGCGTGCGCCTTGGCCTCGGAACCTTTGACACCGGCCAGGATGGCGCCCGCGCATACGCCActgcggcgtggcgcctccggcgGTCCTGTTGGGACATGAACTTCGCCGACGTggcgacgcgggagcgggcacaggagTTGGCGCCTTTCCCgaggcttatcaccgacgaggatcgtcgcaaGAACCGAAGGCGGGAGCGCCGTCTCAGCCtggccgagatggacgaggaagccatggcgctgtggagCCAACGCTTCCCGCAAGACATCATCAACGAGGAACA CGACGAGCAGTTCCTTAACGCCAAAtctcagacgtcggaggaggacatcaccgaggcaGAGTCCGAGTCAGAGAATGACGAGTAG
- the LOC109765586 gene encoding uncharacterized protein, which translates to MAFAARLKNRRQSISTIRGENGANHPSSCSCSPDKLQPDAMESRATSTKARLLLLLLLACTCGAVSPSSEAAEAKALLTWKSTLTFSDANASSPLSSWSPASFPCGSWSGVACNAAGRIAALTVPGAGVAGTLDALDFSALPALASLNLSGNHLAGAIPANVSLLASLASLDLSSNNLTGGIPAALGTLRGPRALVLRNNPLGGRIPGSLAKLAALRRLDLQAVRLVGTIPTELGRLRALTFLDLSRNSLSGELPPSFAGMAKMRELYLSRNNLSGVIPPDLFTSWPEVTLFFLHYNSFTGSIPPEIGKAGKLRFLALEANNLTGVIPAEIGSLTGLQFLDLGRNSLSGPIPASIGNLKLLVVMALSFNGLTGLVPPEIGSMSLLQNLDLNGNQLEGELPATISSLKDLYSLDFSNNKFTGTIPSIASKKLLSAAFANNSFLGSFPRTFCQIASLALLDLSSNQLSGELPNCLWDLEDLLFLDLSGNGFSGKVPSAGSANLSSLESLHLANNRLTGGFPTILKKCKQLIVLDIGGNHFSSQIPSWIGSSLPFLRILRLRSNSFSGSIPLQLSQLSHLQLLDLAANQFPGPIPQGLLANLTSMMKPQTEFNMTSLIHQQILHLDAQMNFVERIDVNWKMRSYTFLGTIALMIGIDLSGNSLSGEIPTELANLQGLRFLNLSRNHLSGHIPENIGDLKLLESLDCSWNELSGAIPSSISKLPSLSSLNLSNNNLSGEIPTGNQLQTLDDPSIYNNNSGLCGYPLVACSKGSSATVETRDTELETVYFYYSIIAGLVLGFWLWLGSLVFFKTWRTYVFCCVDRLLQDKIQRGEGRVYGCSWSRHSHPVSRQWDHDRFGFIMDTLTAIARRLASS; encoded by the exons ATGGCATTCGCTGCTCGTCTGAAAAATCGTCGCCAATCCATCTCGACGATACGCGGGGAGAATGGAGCAAATCACCCCTCGAGTTGCTCTTGCTCCCCAGACAAACTGCAGCCGGATGCCATGGAATCCAGAGCAACGAGCACCAAAGCTCGTCTCCTCTTGCTCCTGCTACTGGCATGCACATGCGGCGCCGTCTCTCCCTCAAGCGAAGCTGCTGAAGCCAAAGCGCTTCTGACATGGAAGTCCACTCTGACGTTCTCCGACGCAAACGCCTCCTCTCCGCTCTCGTCATGGTCGCCGGCCAGCTTCCCGTGCGGTTCTTGGTCCGGCGTCGCGTGCAACGCGGCCGGCCGTATCGCCGCGCTCACGGTTCCGGGGGCCGGGGTCGCAGGCACGCTCGACGCCTTGGATTTCTCCGCGTTGCCGGCGCTCGCAAGCCTCAACCTCAGCGGCAACCATCTCGCGGGCGCCATCCCCGCCAACGTCTCCCTCCTGGCCTCGCTTGCCTCGCTCGACCTTTCGAGCAACAACCTCACCGGCGGCATACCGGCGGCGCTCGGGACGCTGCGCGGCCCGCGAGCTCTTGTCCTCCGCAACAACCCGCTCGGTGGGCGGATCCCGGGGTCCCTCGCCAAGCTCGCCGCGCTGCGGCGGCTGGACCTGCAGGCCGTGCGGCTCGTGGGCACGATTCCGACGGAGTTGGGGCGCCTGAGAGCTCTCACCTTCTTGGACCTGTCCAGGAACAGCCTCTCCGGCGAGCTGCCACCGTCCTTCGCCGGGATGGCCAAGATGAGGGAGCTCTACCTGTCAAGAAACAACCTCTCGGGTGTTATTCCTCCTGACCTCTTCACTAGCTGGCCTGAGGTAACTCTGTTCTTCCTGCACTACAACTCGTTCACCGGAAGCATACCGCCGGAGATCGGCAAAGCAGGCAAGCTGCGGTTCTTGGCGCTTGAGGCCAACAACCTTACCGGCGTCATCCCGGCGGAGATCGGCAGCTTGACGGGCCTCCAGTTTCTGGATTTGGGGAGGAACTCGCTATCCGGACCGATCCCTGCTTCTATCGGAAACCTCAAGCTGCTTGTCGTCATGGCTCTGTCCTTCAACGGCCTCACTGGCTTGGTGCCCCCTGAAATTGGTAGTATGTCCTTACTACAAAACCTTGATCTCAACGGTAACCAGCTCGAGGGTGAGCTACCTGCAACTATTTCATCGCTCAAGGATCTGTACAGTCTTGACTTCAGTAACAACAAGTTCACTGGTACAATCCCAAGCATTGCCAGTAAGAAATTGCTCTCAGCTGCCTTTGCCAACAATAGTTTCTTGGGAAGCTTCCCTCGGACATTTTGCCAAATCGCATCATTGGCACTGTTGGATTTATCTAGCAACCAATTGTCAGGGGAGCTCCCTAACTGCCTGTGGGACTTGGAGGATCTATTGTTCCTAGATTTGTCAGGCAATGGTTTCTCCGGGAAGGTTCCGTCAGCTGGGTCCGCTAATTTATCATCGTTGGAATCATTGCATTTGGCAAATAACAGACTCACAGGTGGGTTCCCAACTATACTGAAGAAGTGTAAGCAGCTCATTGTCCTTGATATCGGTGGGAACCACTTTTCCAGCCAAATTCCATCATGGATAGGATCAAGTCTTCCTTTCCTGAGGATTCTCCGGCTGCGGTCGAACTCGTTTAGTGGTAGCATTCCCTTGCAACTGTCACAGCTCTCCCATCTCCAACTACTCGACCTAGCTGCCAACCAATTTCCAGGTCCCATACCGCAGGGTTTGCTTGCCAATTTAACATCCATGATGAAACCACAGACAGAATTCAACATGACTTCACTAATCCACCAGCAAATTTTACATCTAGATGCTCAGATGAATTTTGTAGAACGGATCGATGTGAACTGGAAGATGAGGAGCTACACATTCCTAGGGACGATTGCACTTATGATAGGTATCGATTTATCAGGCAATTCGCTCTCTGGTGAGATTCCAACCGAGCTAGCAAATCTCCAGGGCCTCCGGTTTCTGAATCTGTCAAGGAACCATTTGTCAGGCCACATCCCTGAAAACATTGGTGATCTCAAACTTCTGGAATCCCTTGACTGCTCATGGAATGAATTATCTGGTGCAATTCCTTCGAGCATCTCGAAACTGCCGTCTCTTAGTTCCCTCAATCTCTCCAATAATAATCTCTCTGGCGAGATACCAACTGGGAATCAGCTACAAACACTGGACGACCCTTCCATTTacaacaacaattctgggctttGCGGATATCCATTGGTCGCATGCTCCAAAGGTTCTTCGGCTACTGTGGAAACACGGGACACAGAACTTGAAACCGTGTATTTCTACTACTCTATAATTGCTGGACTCGTCCTTGGATTTTGGTTGTGGTTGGGGTCTCTAGTTTTCTTCAAGACGTGGAGGACTTATGTTTTCTGTTGTGTAGATCGCCTGCTTCAAGATAAG ATACAACGTGGGGAGGGAAGGGTCTATGGTTGCAGCTGGTCTAGG CATTCGCACCCGGTCTCTAGACAGTGGGATCATGACCGGTTTGGATTCATCATGGATACGTTGACTGCTATTGCACGCCGTCTTGCTTCGTCGTAG